The genomic region AGAATTTGAAATCGGGCGCGATTCTGAGGATAAGAAGCTGATAGAGGCAGCTCTAGAGCTTAGCAGGATTCGGGCATATACAGATGGTAAGGATGTGAAGAGAACGATTGTCGTAAAAAACAGGCTGGTAAATGTCGTGGTGGAGGTAGAGGGAAAAAGGAAATAGTCTCTGGAGTACTAAGTAGACATAATATATATTATACGCAACTTGGGCTGGTCAACTAGTGGGGTGATGCCTCATCGCTTCGTTTTCGGCAGGCCAATTTCTTGAACCTGGCCAATTTTTCCTTCTCTCCCATCAACATCAACGTATGGGAATCTTTCAAGGTCGTATCTGGATCGGGATTGAATACCATCTCCCCGTTTTCATCGATCACCCCGGCAATGAGGATCTGAAACTCCTCTCTTAACCTCGATTCGCGAATCAACTTTCCGCTGTAACCATCAATATTCTTCACCATGATTTCTTCCATTAGGAGATCAACGGAACGAGTGGGTGTCGATATTTCCACCGAGTCTTCCACGTATGGTGCCACTGCCAGTTCGGCCATCTTGTGACCCCCGGCAATGTACGGGTTAACTACCTTGTTCGCCCCTGCACGCATCAACTTCGGTACGTTTTCCTCAACGCTGCATCGACTGGTAATCAAAAGGTCCGGATTCAAGGTACGAGCAGACATGGTGACGAACAGTATGTCAGAATCCGAACTGAGTACCACCACCAGGCCAGAGGCTTCCTTGATATTCGCCTTTTCCAGCGTTTCATCGGCCGTGGCATCTCCCTGAACATGGATGTAATCCCTTTCCGCGATGGCCCTGATCTTCTCATCATCCGATTCTATCACCACAAATGGAAGTGACTGGACGACCATGTATATGCTGTCAAGGAGCGACCACTCCCCTCCTCCCAGTATCCTGAAACCGACCGTTGCGATAAGAAGGGTTCCGAAGACGAGAAGAAGAATCCTTCTGAACCGTG from Candidatus Neomarinimicrobiota bacterium harbors:
- a CDS encoding NAD-binding protein; this translates as MTEWKSKSKRRLTRFRRILLLVFGTLLIATVGFRILGGGEWSLLDSIYMVVQSLPFVVIESDDEKIRAIAERDYIHVQGDATADETLEKANIKEASGLVVVLSSDSDILFVTMSARTLNPDLLITSRCSVEENVPKLMRAGANKVVNPYIAGGHKMAELAVAPYVEDSVEISTPTRSVDLLMEEIMVKNIDGYSGKLIRESRLREEFQILIAGVIDENGEMVFNPDPDTTLKDSHTLMLMGEKEKLARFKKLACRKRSDEASPH